In Cicer arietinum cultivar CDC Frontier isolate Library 1 chromosome 7, Cicar.CDCFrontier_v2.0, whole genome shotgun sequence, a single window of DNA contains:
- the LOC101512776 gene encoding cytochrome P450 84A1-like yields MDFLEQAKTTLEPFQTTLLLIIFPLTFLLLSLASKFGKRVPYPPGPKGLPLIGNMNMMDKLTHRGLANLAKQYGGVLYLRMGFIHMVAVSNAEAAREVLQLHDNIFSNRPATITISYLTYNRADMAFAHYGPFWRQMRKLCVMKLFSRKRAESWKSVRDEIGVVITNVNDNIGKPVNVGELIFNLTKNIIYRAAFGSCSKEGQDEFISILQEFSKLFGAFNIADFVPCLRWIDPQGFNARLVKARGALDGFIDKIIDEHVEKKNNIMGDCGGDEIYEGSDMVDELLAFYSDEAKVNNESDDLQNSIKLTRDNIKAIIMDVMFGGTETVASAMEWVMSELMRNGRDLKLVQEELTKVVGLDRHVEEEDIEKLAYLKCVIKETLRLHPPIPLLLHETAEEAKILNYFIPKGSRVMINVWAIGRDEDSWEDPEDFNPSRFLNLSAPDFKGNNFDFIPFGSGRRSCPGMQLGLYALELGLAHLLHCFTWDLPDGMNPNELDMNDVFGLTAPRAIRLIAVPTKRVLCAL; encoded by the exons ATGGATTTTCTTGAGCAAGCAAAAACCACACTAGAACCATTTCAAACAACTCTACTATTGATAATTTTTCCACTCACTTTTTTGCTACTAAGTTTAGCATCAAAATTTGGCAAAAGAGTACCCTATCCACCAGGACCAAAAGGGTTACCCTTAATTGGCAACATGAACATGATGGACAAACTTACACATAGAGGCTTAGCAAACTTAGCAAAACAATACGGCGGCGTTTTGTACCTCCGCATGGGTTTTATTCACATGGTTGCAGTTTCAAACGCGGAAGCAGCGCGTGAAGTATTACAACTACACGACAACATCTTCTCAAATCGCCCAGCGACAATAACGATAAGTTACCTCACTTATAACCGTGCTGACATGGCTTTCGCTCATTATGGTCCCTTTTGGCGCCAAATGCGAAAACTTTGCGTCATGAAACTCTTTAGTCGCAAACGCGCTGAGTCTTGGAAATCCGTTAGAGATGAAATTGGCGTCGTTATCACCAACGTTAACGATAATATAGGAAAGCCTGTTAACGTTGGtgagttgatttttaatttaacaaaaaatattatatatcgAGCTGCTTTTGGGTCATGTTCGAAAGAAGGACAAGATGAATTCATTTCAATACTTCAAGAGTTTTCGAAATTGTTTGGAGCTTTCAATATTGCGGATTTTGTTCCTTGTTTGAGGTGGATTGATCCTCAAGGTTTTAATGCTAGGCTTGTTAAGGCTCGTGGTGCGTTGGATGGTTTTATTGATAAGATTATTGATGAACACGtggagaagaaaaataatattatgggTGATTGTGGTGGTGATGAAATATATGAAGGTAGTGATATGGTTGATGAATTGTTGGCTTTTTACAGTGATGAGGCTAAAGTGAATAATGAATCGGATGATCTTCAAAACTCCATTAAACTCACTAGGGATAACATCAAAGCCATCATTATg GATGTGATGTTCGGAGGGACAGAAACAGTGGCTTCAGCAATGGAATGGGTGATGTCAGAGTTGATGAGAAATGGAAGAGATCTAAAGCTCGTGCAGGAAGAACTAACGAAAGTGGTTGGGTTGGATCGACATGTGGAGGAGGAAGACATTGAGAAACTCGCTTATCTAAAATGTGTCATCAAAGAGACATTGCGTCTTCACCCACCAATTCCCCTTCTTCTCCACGAGACGGCAGAGGAAGCTAAAATTCTCAATTATTTTATCCCTAAGGGCTCACGCGTTATGATAAATGTGTGGGCCATAGGTAGAGATGAAGACTCGTGGGAGGACCCTGAAGATTTCAACCCTTCACGCTTCCTCAACCTTAGTGCTCCTGATTTCAAAGGAAATAACTTTGATTTTATTCCATTTGGGTCTGGGCGAAGATCCTGTCCCGGGATGCAATTGGGCTTGTACGCATTGGAATTGGGCTTAGCCCACTTACTACACTGCTTCACGTGGGACTTACCGGATGGAATGAACCCCAACGAGCTTGACATGAATGATGTTTTCGGACTCACCGCTCCAAGAGCGATTCGACTTATTGCAGTTCCAACTAAACGTGTCTTATGTGCgctttga